DNA from Lentimicrobium sp. L6:
GATTCTATTGGATACTCCTATTCTTATAATTTAGATTATATCTATAATCTTGAAATCAATATGGACGGTGTGCAAAATGTATATTACGTGGACTCTATTGTTGCTGATGATGTGGAAGCATCTTCTGCCTATTCTTTAGGTGCTGAAGGTTGGGGTTCTAGACTGCGCGCCACAAGAAGTGATGATGGAACCGCTGTATTTGCGGTTTGGGCTGATACTGAAAATCCAGATAATTACGAAGGTGTGAATGGTGCTCCAAATATTAAGGCTGCTGGTAGATTGGTAAATGGTGGTGATTTCACAGATTTCCCTGTTACTAACTTTACTGCTGATGACCTATATGCAGGTTTCTATTTCTTCCATAATGTGGGTCAGATCAGTACAATAGAAGGTGATTATATTCACCTACCTGTTGTGACTACTGTAACTCCATCTGAATTTGGTTCTGGAAATGAGTTAACTCCTGTAACTCATAGTTTTGTAAAAGATGTTAAATTCCTTTGGGTAACTGGTTTAGAAGAAGCAAGTACTGTTGCTAATTTTGCTGTAACTCAAAACAGCCCTAACCCATTCTCAGGTTCTACAACTATCCAATTAACTAGTCAAGTGGTGGCTCCAGTTATGGTTGAAGTAAGTAACCTAATGGGACAAACAGTTTATACTATGGATGCTGGTATCATCAATAATACCATGCGTGTTGAACTTCCTGCTGCTAATTTAGAAGCTGGTGTTTATTTCTACACTGTTACTATTGGTAACGAAAGTATTTCTAAGAAAATGATTGTAGAATAAGCAATCGTTTATTAAAAAAAAGAGCTTGATTTATTAATCAAGCTCTTTTTTTTTGCCTTCGCCTTCCATATTCTGTTTTTTAACAAACTATTTCACTTAGTTAATATCCCGAAATTCACCTATTTTATTATTCAATAATAATAGTCTAAATGTATTGTTTTTACAGATGTTACAAGAATAACAAGTGTCCGTTTTTGAGAATATTTTATTAGGGGTTATGTGCAAGCTAAGCACAATGTGCTTTAAACACGCGTTATTACTGTGTTTGTACACGAAAATATTTCATATATTTGGAGCTTCTATTAATTAATTAAAAGCGTTCATATGAAAAAATTGTTACTATTTGTTTTAGTAGCGGGTTTTGCTATCTCCGGATTTTCGCAAAATAAGCCTGCTAAAGCTAAGTTAGAAAAGAGAGCTGCCGAACTTACAGAGCAAGCTCCTGTTGCTCCAAGACCAATGCCAGAAATTAATACTGACAGAGCGGTTAAGGAAGACATCAACAGAATCGTTGTTGGTACTGCGCATTCTCAAAGAAGTTTAAGAAGAGAAGAGCCACACGTTATTTATTATAATCCAGAATTGGATGTAATTAGTGTTACATTTATTTTAGATGGAGAAACTTACGATGTGGCCAATGAAGATGGTACTACTGGTATGTTCTATTCTGAAGATCATGGTCAAACATGGCAAGGTCCTGTTGTGGTTTCTGACAATACTGCAGAAGGTCTAACAAATTATTATCCTGCAGGTATAGTTTTCAATCCTGAAGGAAATACTTCTGTTGCTGATGCTTATGGCATCGGACAAAGTACTGCTGTAGATTGGAATTATAAAGTATATGGTTCTGCTATGATAGGTGGTGATGCTTTCACTAACTATGTATGGCAAGATACTGATCCAGATTATACTCATAATGGATATTGGAACCAGTATGGTTTACAACAAGTAAATAATGAAGTTCGTGCTTTAAACCTTAAAGCTAAAGGTGACTGGTCTTCTTTTACTGAAGCCGAATTCGAATTGATAGTAGGTGAATTAGACGGTGATGAGTTTGTGTGGGATTTCTCAAATACTCTTGAAGTTGAGGTTGATGTTGATCCTGCTGATGGTGTTATCCAGTGGACAGGTATGTATGTTGGAAGTGATTCTGGTCTTGAGATTTGCTGGTCTGCCGATGGTGAAACTGGGTATGTGTGGCTGAATGGTGTTTCTACTGAAGCTGCTACTGGTTATCAACCTATTCTTTATGTTACCAACGATGGTGGTGACTCTTGGGATTTTGTAGACTATGACTTATTAGATGGTGATGCTCAAGATTTCTTCTATGAGTTTTTGATCAATGCTGGTGGTACTGATATGGTGATTCCTAGATTCTTCGAATCAACAGGTGTTGTAGATGCTAATGGAAACCTTCAAATGTTTGCAGCTGTTGGTTCTCACTCTGCAGATGTAACTATGTATCCTGACTCAACTGGATATGCATGGGTTTATCCTGGTGATTTAGTAAGTATGACTTTTACTCCTGATGGTCTTCAAGAGTATATGTGGATCGATTCATTGAATACACAAAATGTAAATGATGAAGAAGGTTCTTATGCTGGTAATGGATGGCAACACCGGTTATTTGCTGCCAAAAATGCAACAGAAACTGAAGTATTCTTTACATGGACTGATACTAGAAATGTACCAGAGAGTGAATTAAATATTGAGCCAGATATCTTTGGTTGGTCAAAATGTATTACTGATGGTGTTACTATGGATTCTCCTGTATGTTTTACAGAAGGAACTTTATACGAAAAGTTTTACTATTACCCAGCTGGTGCTGAGTGGGCTTATATGAATGAGGATGGTAATTATACTATTCCTTATATCCAAGGTATTACTCCTGGTGAATTTGCAAGTAATGGTTCTGC
Protein-coding regions in this window:
- a CDS encoding T9SS type A sorting domain-containing protein, which encodes NQFNGPMWPQVTELDGVVDANGELQLFVKATGTFSTHIDSIGYSYSYNLDYIYNLEINMDGVQNVYYVDSIVADDVEASSAYSLGAEGWGSRLRATRSDDGTAVFAVWADTENPDNYEGVNGAPNIKAAGRLVNGGDFTDFPVTNFTADDLYAGFYFFHNVGQISTIEGDYIHLPVVTTVTPSEFGSGNELTPVTHSFVKDVKFLWVTGLEEASTVANFAVTQNSPNPFSGSTTIQLTSQVVAPVMVEVSNLMGQTVYTMDAGIINNTMRVELPAANLEAGVYFYTVTIGNESISKKMIVE
- a CDS encoding T9SS type A sorting domain-containing protein; protein product: MKKLLLFVLVAGFAISGFSQNKPAKAKLEKRAAELTEQAPVAPRPMPEINTDRAVKEDINRIVVGTAHSQRSLRREEPHVIYYNPELDVISVTFILDGETYDVANEDGTTGMFYSEDHGQTWQGPVVVSDNTAEGLTNYYPAGIVFNPEGNTSVADAYGIGQSTAVDWNYKVYGSAMIGGDAFTNYVWQDTDPDYTHNGYWNQYGLQQVNNEVRALNLKAKGDWSSFTEAEFELIVGELDGDEFVWDFSNTLEVEVDVDPADGVIQWTGMYVGSDSGLEICWSADGETGYVWLNGVSTEAATGYQPILYVTNDGGDSWDFVDYDLLDGDAQDFFYEFLINAGGTDMVIPRFFESTGVVDANGNLQMFAAVGSHSADVTMYPDSTGYAWVYPGDLVSMTFTPDGLQEYMWIDSLNTQNVNDEEGSYAGNGWQHRLFAAKNATETEVFFTWTDTRNVPESELNIEPDIFGWSKCITDGVTMDSPVCFTEGTLYEKFYYYPAGAEWAYMNEDGNYTIPYIQGITPGEFASNGSATADAITVNFITGIEFAPLCTVGLGEMNTTLSIEVAQNSPNPFSTFTTVTVNSTTVADVRVEVSNLMGQSVYAINAGMINGSMNIDIPATDLQAGVYFYTVTIGNQSVTKKMIVE